The stretch of DNA ATGCCCGAGTCGCGCGCCCACGACGCCGGGCACTCGACGATCGGCCAGCGGTACCGGGCGTTGTTCTCCGACAAGGTCTTCATCGGCGTCGCCGTGATCGGCGGCATGCAGTTCTCGGGACTGTTCTCCTACCTCTCGTCCTCGCCGTTCCTGTTCCAAGAGGTGTTCGGCCTGAGTCCGCAGGAGTACGGGCTGCTGTTCGGCATCAACTCGATCGGCATCCTCGTCGGCAATCAGACGGCGTCACGACTGACCCGGTGGGTCGGTCCCCAGTGGATCCTCGCCGGCACGACGACCGTGCACATCGTCTCGTCCGCGTTGATCATCCTCTCGGTCGTCGCCGGGTGGGGTTTCATCGGCGTCGTGATCCCGCTGTTCTTCTTCATCCTCGCCTGCGGTTTCGCCTTCCCCTGCGTGCAGGTGCTCGCCCTCGCCCATCACGGCAAGGAGGCGGGGACCGCCGCCTCCCTGCTCGGTGCGCTGAACTTCGGACTCGCGGGCGTCATCTCGCCGGTGGTCGGCGCTCTCGGCATCTCGAACGCGATGTCGATGGGCGCGGTGATGCTGGCGACCGCCGTCGTTGGCACCGCGTCGCTATGGTTCGTGGTGCGACCGAAGACCGTGCCGGCGCTCGAGGACTAGACCTCGGTCTGGGTGGCGGGGCGCGCGTCCGAGCGTCGGCGCAGCGACGACTTGAACCACTCGGCGTCCGGCACGCGCGCGAGCACAGGCCCCGCGATCACGGTGATGAGCACGTACGCGGTCGCGAGAGGCGCGAGCTGCGGCTCGATGCCGGCGCTCACCGCGAGGCCGGCGATGACGATGGAGAACTCGCCGCGCGCCGTGAGCGTGAATCCGGCACGCCAACGGCCTGGCACACCGATGCCCGCCCGCTTCGCCGAGAGATAGCCGGTGGCGACCTTCGTCGCGATGGTGACCGCCGCGAGCGCGAGCGCCGGGATGAGGACGGGCACGATGTCCGCCGGATCCGTCGAGAGCCCGAAGAACACGAAGAAGACCGCGGCGAACAGGTCGCGGATCGGAGTGAGCACCCGCTCCGCCGAGTGCGCCACCTGACCCGAGAGGGCGATGCCGACGAGGAACGCCCCGACGGCGGTCGACACGTTCGCCTGCTGCGCGATGCCCGCGATCAACAGGGTGAGGCCGAGGACGCCGAGCAGCAGCGACTCGGGGTGGTTCTCGGCGAAGAGGCGTGAGATCACGCGACCGTGCCGCAGCGCGAGGTAGAGGATGACGACCACGACGGCGATCGCGATGGCGAGAGTGGTCGCCCCCGCGACGAGTCCCGCGCCGACGAGCAGGGTCGAGAGCACGGGAAGGTAGAAGGCCATCGCGAGGTCTTCGATCACGAGCACCGAGAGGATCGTCGGCGTCTCCCGGTTGCCGAGGCGCCCGAGGTCGCCGATCACCTTCGCGATGACTCCGGACGAGGACACCCAGGTGACGCCCGCGAGTGCGACGGCGGCGACGGGTCCCCAGCCGAGCAGCAGCGCGAACGCGGCTCCGGGAAGCGCGTTGAGCAGCGCGTCGACGAGTCCGGCGATCCGCGAGCGTCTCAGCGAGTCGACCA from Herbiconiux sp. L3-i23 encodes:
- a CDS encoding multidrug effflux MFS transporter — its product is MTSVVHPGDSLTRSTRILYVIVLGALVGLGPFTIDLYLPAFPSLTGELGVTEAAIQLTLTATTVGFALGQLVVGPWSDRVGRRLPLLVATGLHVAASVGAALAPEVVSLGAFRVLQGIGAAGGGVVAMAMVRDLFGGRPLVRMLSRLALVTSLAPIVAPLIGSQLLRVVDWRGIFIVLAVYGILVLVVAGFSLGETMPESRAHDAGHSTIGQRYRALFSDKVFIGVAVIGGMQFSGLFSYLSSSPFLFQEVFGLSPQEYGLLFGINSIGILVGNQTASRLTRWVGPQWILAGTTTVHIVSSALIILSVVAGWGFIGVVIPLFFFILACGFAFPCVQVLALAHHGKEAGTAASLLGALNFGLAGVISPVVGALGISNAMSMGAVMLATAVVGTASLWFVVRPKTVPALED
- a CDS encoding cation:proton antiporter, with the protein product MSESTLLLIEVGALLLGLSLLARLAGKVGISPIPLYLVAGLAFGHGGWLPLDASEEFLEVGSEIGVILLLAMLGLEYTATELVDSLRRSRIAGLVDALLNALPGAAFALLLGWGPVAAVALAGVTWVSSSGVIAKVIGDLGRLGNRETPTILSVLVIEDLAMAFYLPVLSTLLVGAGLVAGATTLAIAIAVVVVILYLALRHGRVISRLFAENHPESLLLGVLGLTLLIAGIAQQANVSTAVGAFLVGIALSGQVAHSAERVLTPIRDLFAAVFFVFFGLSTDPADIVPVLIPALALAAVTIATKVATGYLSAKRAGIGVPGRWRAGFTLTARGEFSIVIAGLAVSAGIEPQLAPLATAYVLITVIAGPVLARVPDAEWFKSSLRRRSDARPATQTEV